A genomic window from Nocardioides sp. BP30 includes:
- a CDS encoding phosphocholine-specific phospholipase C, with translation MAGVDRRTFLAGTSAAGLAALAAQVGALPGGRLETADAATSGTIADVKHVVVMMQENRSFDHYYGTLRGVRGFADKSTITLPGGYSVFDQPNGAGRQYPFWLESSNGEVYAQCQGDIAHSWSDQHAAWNGGRMDSWMSAKTKIGCLGYLTRSDIPVHYALADAYTICDAYHASGLTATGPNRTYLFSGKIDASSTSGGDESGVTWQTYAEGLEAAGVSWKVYQNAADNFGDNALAYFTQFSDASSTSPLHTKGMASVPATTGVTGTDILAAIRADVVAGTLPQVSWVVTDQLNSEHPIGPPVNGERFVSGLLAALNADSQVFDSTVVFLNYDENDGFFDHVPPPVPASGTTGEFYDGLPVGLGFRVPMIVISPWSRGGWVNSQVFDHTSVIQFLEKWTAAIGKPAPCPNISAWRRSVCGDLTSTFDFTSKVAGMPTLPTPGAAIALATCTPLANPTPQTNALPAQETGTRPARALPYQLNADVSSWSYSGTTVKVNITMSNAGATGTNAAHYAVYANAHRTGGPWQYTVKPGSPVTDFFNVGSGYGEGLYDLTVVGPNRFLRRLTGDANGASKGVEVHPTIAATTRGLTLTLVNGSSSSVTFKVAANQYLTGGPWTYVVAAGAQATATFDVLSTSHGWYDLTVTGTGDSTWSRRFVGHVENGSASITG, from the coding sequence GTGGCTGGAGTAGATCGTCGGACGTTCCTCGCCGGTACGTCGGCTGCGGGGTTGGCGGCGCTCGCCGCGCAGGTGGGCGCCCTCCCGGGCGGCCGGCTCGAGACCGCCGACGCCGCCACGAGCGGCACCATCGCGGACGTCAAGCACGTGGTGGTGATGATGCAGGAGAACCGTAGCTTCGATCACTACTACGGCACCCTGCGTGGCGTGCGTGGCTTCGCGGACAAGAGCACCATCACGCTCCCCGGCGGGTACTCCGTCTTCGACCAACCGAACGGCGCCGGTCGGCAGTATCCGTTCTGGCTCGAGTCCTCGAACGGCGAGGTCTACGCCCAGTGCCAGGGCGACATCGCGCATAGCTGGAGCGACCAGCACGCGGCCTGGAACGGCGGCAGGATGGACTCCTGGATGTCGGCCAAGACCAAGATCGGTTGCCTGGGCTACCTGACCCGCTCGGACATCCCGGTGCACTACGCGCTCGCCGACGCCTACACGATCTGCGATGCCTACCACGCTTCCGGACTCACCGCGACCGGCCCGAACCGCACCTACCTGTTCAGCGGGAAGATCGACGCGTCGAGTACGTCGGGCGGCGACGAGTCAGGGGTGACCTGGCAGACCTACGCTGAGGGCCTGGAGGCTGCGGGCGTCAGCTGGAAGGTCTACCAGAACGCGGCGGACAACTTCGGCGACAACGCGTTGGCCTACTTCACCCAGTTCAGCGACGCGTCGAGCACCTCCCCGCTCCACACCAAGGGCATGGCGAGCGTGCCCGCAACCACCGGAGTGACCGGGACCGACATCCTGGCGGCGATCAGGGCCGACGTCGTGGCAGGCACGTTGCCGCAGGTCTCCTGGGTTGTGACCGACCAGCTCAACTCCGAGCATCCGATCGGGCCACCGGTCAACGGCGAAAGATTCGTCAGCGGTCTGTTGGCCGCCCTCAACGCTGACAGCCAGGTGTTCGACAGCACGGTGGTGTTCTTGAACTACGACGAGAACGACGGCTTCTTCGACCACGTGCCGCCGCCTGTACCCGCGTCGGGCACGACCGGGGAGTTCTACGACGGTCTGCCGGTCGGCCTCGGCTTCCGCGTGCCGATGATCGTCATCTCGCCCTGGAGCAGGGGTGGCTGGGTGAACTCCCAGGTCTTCGACCACACCTCGGTGATCCAGTTCCTCGAGAAGTGGACGGCGGCGATCGGCAAGCCCGCCCCGTGCCCGAACATCAGTGCTTGGCGACGCTCGGTGTGCGGTGACCTGACCTCGACGTTCGACTTCACCTCGAAGGTCGCCGGCATGCCGACGCTCCCCACCCCCGGTGCCGCGATCGCTCTGGCGACCTGCACGCCGCTGGCCAACCCCACGCCGCAGACCAATGCCCTGCCTGCCCAGGAGACGGGCACCCGGCCGGCACGAGCCCTCCCGTACCAGCTCAACGCCGACGTCTCCTCGTGGAGCTACAGCGGCACCACCGTCAAGGTGAACATCACCATGTCGAACGCCGGCGCCACCGGCACCAACGCCGCGCACTACGCGGTCTACGCCAACGCCCACCGCACCGGAGGTCCGTGGCAATACACCGTGAAGCCGGGTAGCCCGGTGACCGACTTCTTCAATGTCGGCAGCGGGTACGGCGAGGGTCTCTACGACCTCACCGTGGTGGGCCCGAACCGCTTCCTACGCCGCCTCACCGGAGATGCGAACGGCGCGAGCAAGGGCGTCGAGGTGCACCCCACGATCGCCGCGACCACCAGGGGCCTCACCCTCACCCTCGTGAACGGCTCGTCATCGTCGGTGACGTTCAAGGTGGCTGCCAACCAGTACCTCACCGGTGGACCGTGGACCTACGTCGTCGCTGCGGGCGCGCAGGCGACCGCGACCTTCGACGTGCTGTCGACGTCACACGGGTGGTACGACCTCACCGTGACCGGCACCGGCGACAGCACCTGGAGCAGGCGCTTCGTGGGACACGTCGAGAACGGCAGCGCCAGCATCACCGGCTAG
- a CDS encoding sirohydrochlorin chelatase, giving the protein MRLVTVAHGTRHATGNEVAARLTVAAGERLGVPAAVSYVELCDPVLAVVLAASAEPAVVVPLLLTTGYHVTSDIPAAVAAAPGPAVVTAPLGPDPLLAAAQVDRLLAAGARRGQPAVLAAAGSTDPEALPRLEEATALLGEAWGGPVRLATLGGLGPRLVDVVRPGDAVSPYLLSPGFFASRCRDLARASGATVVAEVIAVHDRVVELIEWRFVSAAGGAARS; this is encoded by the coding sequence ATGCGGTTGGTGACCGTCGCCCACGGCACCCGTCACGCCACCGGCAACGAGGTCGCCGCCCGGCTCACCGTCGCTGCCGGCGAGCGCCTCGGCGTGCCCGCCGCGGTCTCCTACGTCGAGCTGTGCGACCCCGTGCTGGCCGTCGTGCTCGCCGCCTCGGCGGAGCCGGCGGTGGTCGTGCCGCTGCTGCTCACCACGGGCTACCACGTGACCAGCGACATCCCGGCCGCCGTCGCCGCCGCTCCTGGGCCCGCCGTCGTGACAGCGCCGCTGGGGCCGGACCCGCTCCTCGCCGCGGCCCAGGTGGACCGGCTCCTCGCCGCCGGTGCCCGCCGAGGCCAGCCGGCCGTGCTCGCCGCGGCAGGCTCGACCGACCCCGAGGCGCTGCCGCGGCTGGAGGAGGCCACGGCGCTCCTGGGCGAGGCGTGGGGTGGTCCGGTGCGGCTCGCCACCCTGGGCGGGCTGGGACCGCGGCTGGTGGACGTGGTGCGGCCGGGCGACGCGGTCTCGCCGTACCTGCTCTCACCGGGGTTCTTCGCCTCCCGTTGCCGCGACCTCGCCCGCGCTTCCGGCGCGACGGTGGTGGCGGAGGTGATCGCCGTCCACGATCGGGTGGTGGAGCTCATCGAGTGGCGCTTCGTGAGCGCGGCCGGCGGCGCCGCGAGGTCGTGA
- a CDS encoding SDR family oxidoreductase — MSHPQLAIVTGSDSGIGAATAALLAAEGYDVGLTFHHDDQGVLETVRAVEARGQRAFVEPYDAASPRAGDIVDRLAERLGGLGVVVNVAGTGHSDRVLDVSYERWRQVLATDLDGPFLVAQRAAQRLVDAGHGGRIVNVTSVHEHVPRYGAAAYCAAKAGLGGLTKVMALELAEYGITVNAVAPGEIATEMTGTEERDAYATERPGNPTGRPGHVHEVASVIGFLASPRAAYVTGSSYAVDGGLLLMAAHGHDLQSTEWRSV, encoded by the coding sequence ATGAGCCATCCGCAACTCGCCATCGTCACCGGCAGCGACTCCGGCATCGGCGCCGCGACAGCCGCGCTGCTGGCAGCCGAGGGATACGACGTCGGCCTCACCTTCCACCACGACGACCAGGGGGTGCTCGAGACCGTTCGCGCGGTCGAGGCGCGCGGTCAGCGTGCGTTCGTCGAGCCGTACGACGCCGCCAGCCCGCGGGCCGGCGACATCGTCGACCGGCTGGCCGAGCGTCTGGGCGGCCTCGGGGTGGTGGTCAACGTCGCCGGCACCGGGCACTCCGACCGCGTCCTGGACGTGTCCTACGAGCGCTGGCGGCAGGTCCTCGCCACCGACCTCGACGGTCCGTTCCTGGTGGCCCAGCGCGCCGCCCAGCGGCTGGTCGACGCCGGCCACGGCGGCCGGATCGTCAACGTCACCAGCGTCCACGAGCACGTTCCGCGCTACGGTGCCGCCGCCTACTGCGCCGCCAAGGCCGGGCTGGGCGGCCTGACCAAGGTGATGGCGCTGGAGCTGGCCGAGTACGGCATCACCGTCAACGCCGTCGCGCCGGGCGAGATCGCCACCGAGATGACCGGCACCGAGGAGCGGGACGCCTACGCGACCGAGCGGCCGGGCAACCCCACCGGGCGCCCCGGCCACGTGCACGAGGTCGCGTCGGTCATCGGGTTCCTGGCGAGCCCGCGGGCGGCGTACGTCACCGGTTCCTCCTACGCCGTCGACGGCGGCCTCCTGCTGATGGCCGCCCACGGCCACGACCTGCAGAGCACCGAGTGGCGCTCGGTCTGA
- a CDS encoding class I SAM-dependent methyltransferase, which produces MTDPALSFGTAAAAYDRGRPVYPREAVAWALGERPLRVLELGAGTGKLTEVLLDLGHDVFATEPDEKMLDVLSTKLPDVRATVGTAEQIPAGDQQYDAVIAGQAFHWFDQVAALQEISRVLAPGGRLVLLWNQRDERIPWVRRLGRLIGRQEQDVDPSAVIDDSALFSAVEEQQFRFWQVVNRETIQDLVLSRSNVTVLAEEDREAKRAEVLAFYDDYGRGMDGMQLPYTCRVFRAAVLEHARPAPAPATSPILISDPVPPTPLVNPPGPPYPPRSMSDTAHRLPRVVTDGVGPGERDDGDDLILIDFR; this is translated from the coding sequence ATGACCGATCCAGCGCTCTCGTTCGGAACCGCAGCCGCCGCCTATGACCGCGGCCGGCCGGTCTATCCGCGCGAGGCGGTCGCCTGGGCGCTGGGTGAGCGGCCGCTGCGGGTGCTCGAGCTCGGTGCCGGGACCGGCAAGCTCACCGAGGTCCTCCTCGACCTGGGCCACGACGTGTTCGCCACCGAACCCGACGAGAAGATGCTCGACGTCCTCTCGACGAAGCTGCCCGATGTGCGCGCCACGGTGGGCACCGCCGAGCAGATCCCGGCCGGCGACCAGCAGTACGACGCGGTGATCGCGGGGCAGGCGTTCCACTGGTTCGACCAGGTGGCGGCGCTGCAGGAGATCAGCCGCGTGCTCGCCCCTGGGGGCAGGCTCGTGCTGCTGTGGAACCAGCGCGACGAGCGCATCCCGTGGGTGCGCCGCCTCGGCCGGCTCATCGGGCGCCAGGAGCAGGACGTCGACCCGAGTGCCGTCATCGACGACTCGGCGCTGTTCAGCGCCGTCGAGGAGCAGCAGTTCCGGTTCTGGCAGGTGGTCAACCGCGAGACGATCCAGGACCTGGTCCTCTCCCGCTCCAACGTCACCGTGCTCGCCGAGGAGGACCGCGAGGCCAAGCGCGCGGAGGTGCTCGCCTTCTACGACGACTACGGCCGCGGCATGGACGGCATGCAGCTGCCCTACACCTGCCGCGTCTTCCGCGCCGCCGTGCTCGAGCACGCCCGGCCCGCCCCCGCACCGGCGACCTCGCCGATCCTGATCAGCGATCCGGTCCCTCCGACGCCGCTGGTGAACCCGCCGGGCCCGCCGTACCCGCCGCGCTCGATGAGCGATACCGCCCACCGGCTGCCGCGCGTCGTCACCGACGGCGTCGGCCCCGGCGAGCGCGACGACGGTGACGACCTCATCCTGATCGACTTCCGCTGA
- a CDS encoding oxidoreductase: protein MSEPLAWLVSLEGVASAFAGARDGIDVMLRDRGLRRTAPDITGESLLRGAHASAVLEGSGSTLAEVRESGGDAIARDAVRLSTELLALVPVLRRTPLQAFARLHAVAAAGTLPEHELGRPRGPQEVERLRGLADLLAADSATPALVLAAIVHADLATVAPFASHNGIVARAAERLVLVARGVDPTSLVVPEAGHLALRDAYESNLRGYASGQRSGLHSWLLYAAEAFTAGAEASPLRRDAT from the coding sequence GTGAGTGAACCGCTGGCCTGGCTCGTGTCGCTGGAGGGCGTCGCCTCCGCCTTCGCCGGGGCCCGCGACGGCATCGACGTGATGCTGCGCGACCGCGGCCTTCGTCGTACGGCGCCGGACATCACGGGGGAGTCGTTGCTCCGCGGGGCCCACGCATCCGCGGTGCTGGAGGGGTCGGGCTCGACCCTGGCCGAGGTCCGCGAGTCCGGTGGGGACGCGATCGCGCGCGACGCCGTACGGCTCTCGACCGAGCTGCTCGCGCTGGTGCCGGTGCTGCGCCGTACGCCGCTGCAGGCCTTCGCCCGGTTGCACGCCGTGGCGGCCGCCGGGACCCTGCCCGAGCACGAGCTGGGCCGGCCGCGCGGACCGCAGGAGGTCGAGCGACTGCGCGGCCTGGCCGACCTGCTCGCCGCCGATTCCGCGACGCCGGCGCTCGTGCTCGCCGCGATCGTGCACGCCGACCTCGCCACGGTGGCCCCGTTCGCCTCGCACAACGGGATCGTCGCCCGCGCAGCCGAGCGGCTCGTGCTCGTCGCTCGGGGCGTCGACCCGACCTCGCTGGTCGTGCCCGAGGCCGGCCACCTCGCGCTGCGCGACGCCTACGAGTCGAACCTGCGCGGGTACGCGTCGGGTCAGCGCTCGGGCCTCCACTCGTGGCTGCTGTACGCCGCCGAGGCGTTCACCGCGGGCGCGGAGGCATCGCCGCTACGCCGCGACGCGACCTGA
- a CDS encoding HAD family hydrolase, translating into MDLGRAAPAREAAFFDLDKTIIAKSSTLAFSKPFQAGGLISRKAMLRSVYTQFVYVLGGADHDQMEKMRHMMSELVTGWDVSTVREIVADTLHNVVDPLVYDEAVQLIEQHHAEGRDVVIVSASGSEVVEPIGQLLGADHVVATRMEEREGHYTGTIAFYAYAEHKAEAIRDLARTHGYDLSRSFAYSDSMTDLPMLEEVGHPFAVNPDKELRRIAKERDWPVLIFTKPVALRTSLPPAGPTLAALAVGGVVAIGGVLWAGARARRRVGA; encoded by the coding sequence ATGGACCTGGGAAGGGCGGCGCCGGCCCGCGAGGCCGCGTTCTTCGACCTCGACAAGACGATCATCGCCAAGTCGAGCACGCTGGCCTTCAGCAAGCCCTTCCAGGCCGGCGGGCTGATCTCCCGCAAGGCGATGCTGCGCAGCGTCTACACCCAGTTCGTCTACGTGCTCGGCGGCGCCGACCACGACCAGATGGAGAAGATGCGCCACATGATGTCCGAGCTGGTCACCGGCTGGGACGTCAGCACCGTGCGTGAGATCGTCGCCGACACGCTGCACAACGTCGTGGATCCGCTGGTGTACGACGAGGCCGTCCAGCTCATCGAGCAACACCATGCCGAGGGACGCGACGTGGTGATCGTCAGCGCGAGCGGCTCGGAGGTGGTCGAGCCGATCGGCCAGCTTCTCGGCGCCGACCACGTGGTCGCCACCCGGATGGAGGAGCGCGAGGGTCACTACACCGGCACGATCGCCTTCTACGCCTATGCCGAGCACAAGGCCGAGGCGATCCGTGACCTGGCCCGCACCCACGGCTACGACCTGAGCCGCAGCTTCGCCTACTCCGACTCCATGACCGACCTGCCGATGCTGGAGGAGGTCGGCCATCCCTTCGCGGTCAATCCGGACAAGGAGCTGCGCCGGATCGCGAAGGAGCGCGACTGGCCGGTGCTGATCTTCACCAAGCCGGTGGCACTGCGCACCTCCCTGCCGCCGGCGGGGCCCACGCTGGCGGCGCTGGCGGTCGGTGGCGTGGTCGCCATCGGTGGCGTGCTCTGGGCGGGCGCCCGGGCGCGGCGCCGCGTCGGTGCCTGA
- the ssd gene encoding septum site-determining protein Ssd, whose product MTALLLITADDLLLDELLRLAAAAGVTPEVARDLSTALRAWSRAPAVVVGADLLAGLARMGPPRRPAVHVAGWGAAGEDVFRSALAVGAEHVVELPDGASWLTALLTDLGDDPGGRGLLLGVVSGSGGAGGTTFACALGQAAAESGPAVVIDADPLGPGIDRVLGLEEKAGVRWPDLAHTAGRLGSRSLREALPRRGALGALSWARGAPGAPALPDAVAVREVLSAAARGHQTVVLDLPRGPGSVELVGRCDEVLVVVTPTITGIASAARLVDSLVDRGGGPGADPGHLGLVVRGGRVGPEAVARAVGLPVRAAMADQRGLAEAIDLGLGPLRARRGPLARAAAEVLGRLKVRAVAA is encoded by the coding sequence ATGACAGCACTGCTCCTGATCACGGCCGACGACCTGCTTCTCGACGAGTTGCTGCGGCTGGCTGCCGCGGCCGGCGTCACGCCCGAGGTGGCTCGCGACCTGTCCACCGCGCTGCGCGCCTGGTCGCGGGCCCCGGCCGTCGTGGTGGGAGCCGACCTGCTCGCGGGGCTGGCCCGGATGGGGCCTCCGCGGCGACCGGCCGTACACGTCGCCGGGTGGGGTGCGGCCGGCGAGGACGTCTTCCGGTCGGCTCTGGCGGTCGGCGCCGAGCACGTCGTGGAGCTGCCCGACGGTGCCTCCTGGCTGACCGCCCTGCTCACCGACCTGGGCGACGATCCGGGCGGCCGCGGGCTCCTGCTCGGCGTGGTCAGCGGCTCGGGCGGCGCCGGAGGCACCACCTTCGCGTGTGCCCTCGGCCAGGCGGCCGCCGAGAGCGGTCCGGCGGTGGTGATCGACGCCGACCCGCTCGGTCCCGGCATCGACCGCGTGCTGGGTCTGGAGGAGAAGGCAGGGGTGCGCTGGCCCGATCTGGCCCATACCGCCGGTCGGCTCGGCTCGCGGTCGCTGCGCGAGGCGCTGCCCAGGCGCGGCGCCCTCGGTGCGCTCTCCTGGGCGCGCGGCGCGCCGGGAGCCCCGGCGCTGCCGGACGCGGTGGCGGTGCGGGAGGTGCTCTCGGCGGCGGCCCGCGGCCACCAGACGGTCGTGCTCGACCTGCCCCGCGGCCCCGGCAGCGTGGAGCTGGTGGGGCGCTGCGACGAGGTGCTGGTGGTGGTCACCCCGACGATCACCGGCATCGCCTCGGCCGCCCGGCTCGTCGACAGCCTGGTCGATCGCGGTGGTGGTCCGGGGGCCGACCCCGGTCACCTCGGCCTCGTCGTACGCGGGGGCCGGGTCGGTCCCGAGGCGGTGGCACGCGCCGTCGGCCTGCCGGTGCGCGCCGCGATGGCCGATCAACGGGGGCTCGCCGAGGCGATCGACCTCGGTCTCGGGCCGCTGCGCGCCCGCCGCGGACCGCTGGCCCGGGCCGCCGCCGAGGTGCTGGGCAGGCTCAAGGTACGGGCGGTCGCGGCATGA